The Kitasatospora sp. NBC_00374 genome has a segment encoding these proteins:
- a CDS encoding deoxycytidine deaminase, with protein MILTGPAIRQEVAAGRITFAPLADHAVNPNSCNYHLGTELRVYNERTKRWSAVEMTSDGYLLRPRRMYLGHTAEVIGSREFAMRLIGCSSNGRRGLFLQLSADLGHTTSQHRWTLEIVAAKPTWIFPGMVAGQVSFWHNAGPVQPTPALYAGFSHPCESQMIGAPA; from the coding sequence GTGATCCTCACCGGTCCCGCGATCAGGCAGGAGGTCGCGGCCGGCCGCATCACCTTCGCCCCACTCGCCGACCACGCCGTGAACCCGAACAGCTGCAACTATCACCTGGGCACCGAACTCAGGGTTTACAACGAGCGGACCAAGCGCTGGAGCGCAGTGGAGATGACCTCGGACGGCTATCTCCTGCGCCCACGCCGGATGTACCTGGGTCACACTGCCGAGGTCATCGGCAGCCGCGAGTTTGCGATGCGCCTGATCGGATGCAGCTCCAACGGCCGCCGCGGGCTGTTCCTACAACTGTCCGCAGACCTCGGGCACACCACCTCGCAGCACCGCTGGACGCTGGAGATCGTCGCGGCCAAGCCGACGTGGATCTTCCCCGGCATGGTCGCCGGCCAGGTGTCCTTCTGGCACAACGCCGGCCCCGTCCAACCGACTCCGGCGCTGTACGCGGGGTTCAGCCACCCCTGTGAATCGCAGATGATCGGAGCCCCCGCGTGA
- a CDS encoding dCTP deaminase — translation MILTGPEIARQVEQGRITMDPFDPARCTTNSYDLALGHRLLVYLDDVLDPRLPSAHETREIPATGYVLQAGDFVLAETAERLGSDHYVPLIHAKSGFARLGAFAHVTADLIDLGFHGRSTLQLYATLPVMIFPGMLVAQATFWVPYGEIELYTGKYQGADGPLPSRSHLDPWAAAARD, via the coding sequence GTGATCCTCACCGGACCGGAGATCGCCCGCCAGGTCGAGCAGGGACGCATCACCATGGACCCCTTCGACCCGGCCCGCTGCACCACCAACTCCTACGATCTCGCCCTCGGACACCGGCTGCTGGTCTACCTCGACGATGTCCTCGACCCCCGCCTGCCGTCCGCGCACGAGACCCGCGAGATCCCCGCCACCGGCTACGTCCTCCAGGCCGGTGACTTCGTGCTCGCCGAAACCGCCGAGCGGCTCGGCAGTGACCACTACGTCCCCCTGATCCACGCCAAGTCCGGGTTCGCCCGCCTGGGTGCCTTCGCCCACGTGACCGCGGACCTGATCGACCTCGGGTTCCACGGCCGCTCCACACTCCAGCTGTACGCGACGCTGCCTGTCATGATCTTCCCGGGCATGCTCGTCGCACAGGCCACCTTCTGGGTGCCGTACGGAGAGATCGAGCTCTACACGGGCAAGTACCAGGGCGCGGACGGCCCGTTGCCCTCGCGCAGCCACCTCGACCCGTGGGCGGCGGCAGCCCGTGACTGA
- a CDS encoding cytochrome P450: MDQQTVLASLNTGADREDALAALARGPRAIDCPDLGSGRLVFTRYREVRHLLRAPGFTCAPTARGMLDELPPELRSLVGPVTSWVLYADAPQHPRIRTLLSKAFAPRRIAALERHIADAADELVKRFIGSGGGDAVSGLAEPLPVDTISTLLGIPIADRATVKAWSDDVILLTEPALTGDQEQQLARAWTQLASYFGDLIEQRSAQAGDDIVSAFVDVEAQGDRLTRIEAVSNLIALLVGGHETTGGLISALLLAAAEHPEHWDRVLADDAFAAGFVEEVLRLYGPAMITARTAAADCDVFGIPISAGRRLVLLQSSANRDPEIFEEPEEFRPDRSPNPHVAFGHGPHACFGAALARMEATAMLRAFVRRADQLRIQADQVAWKPSQVIRSASLLPTAVVSGSTR, translated from the coding sequence ATGGACCAGCAAACCGTCTTAGCCTCGCTGAATACTGGTGCGGACAGAGAGGACGCCCTGGCCGCGCTCGCCCGAGGACCGAGGGCCATCGACTGCCCCGACCTCGGCAGCGGGCGCCTCGTCTTCACCCGCTACCGGGAGGTGCGCCACCTGCTGCGGGCGCCGGGGTTCACCTGCGCGCCCACGGCGAGGGGAATGCTCGACGAGCTTCCGCCCGAACTGCGCTCCCTCGTCGGCCCGGTCACCTCCTGGGTGCTGTACGCCGACGCCCCGCAGCATCCGCGTATCCGGACGTTGCTGTCCAAGGCCTTCGCACCGCGCCGGATAGCTGCCCTGGAGAGGCACATTGCAGATGCGGCGGACGAGTTGGTCAAGCGGTTCATCGGGTCCGGAGGCGGTGACGCAGTCAGTGGACTGGCCGAGCCGCTGCCGGTCGACACCATCAGCACGCTGCTCGGCATCCCCATCGCGGACCGCGCCACGGTCAAGGCATGGTCGGACGACGTTATCCTCCTGACCGAGCCCGCGCTCACCGGCGACCAGGAGCAGCAGCTTGCCCGTGCATGGACCCAGCTGGCGTCCTACTTCGGTGACCTTATCGAGCAGCGGAGCGCCCAGGCTGGCGACGACATCGTCTCGGCGTTCGTCGATGTCGAGGCCCAGGGCGACCGCCTTACCCGTATCGAGGCGGTGTCGAATCTCATCGCCCTGCTCGTCGGCGGTCACGAAACGACCGGCGGGCTGATCTCGGCCCTGCTACTCGCCGCCGCCGAACACCCCGAGCACTGGGACCGGGTCCTTGCCGACGACGCCTTCGCGGCCGGGTTCGTCGAGGAGGTACTGCGCCTGTATGGGCCGGCGATGATCACGGCCAGGACCGCCGCTGCGGACTGCGATGTCTTCGGCATCCCGATTAGCGCGGGGCGGCGGCTCGTCCTGTTGCAGTCCTCGGCGAACCGTGACCCCGAGATCTTCGAGGAGCCGGAGGAGTTCCGGCCCGACCGCAGTCCTAACCCGCACGTTGCCTTCGGGCACGGACCGCACGCCTGCTTCGGCGCTGCATTGGCCCGGATGGAGGCCACCGCGATGCTGCGGGCCTTCGTCCGCCGGGCGGACCAGCTGCGGATCCAGGCCGACCAGGTCGCGTGGAAGCCCTCCCAGGTAATCCGCTCGGCATCCCTCCTGCCTACGGCCGTGGTCTCCGGGAGCACGAGGTGA
- a CDS encoding helix-turn-helix domain-containing protein yields the protein MAVEPTPRRRRIGSEVRQARLRVGWSVEQAAEALGYGSASTISKIENGTQGIKLQQLPHFFQVLQIDDPEVQEAWRDMVRNARKRDWHQRYPGVVDDPLGDYLASLELACALFIWYPVVVHGLLQCDDYERAVIIASRAWKSEEDIGRFITTRRNMRLEALDRQPALPIWAVLTEAQLRQEVGGRQTARAQVEHLINLARTHRNIVIQVIPLSHGAHAGMDGPFMAMSFPTGRDTVTIEGMRAALHLHDPETVTAYRTTSDHLKTDALSPADSLALLSRIAKDLS from the coding sequence ATGGCCGTTGAACCCACACCGCGCCGCCGCCGCATTGGCAGCGAGGTCAGGCAGGCCCGCCTCCGCGTCGGTTGGTCGGTGGAACAGGCCGCCGAGGCCCTCGGGTACGGCTCCGCTTCGACCATCTCCAAGATCGAGAACGGCACGCAGGGCATCAAACTCCAGCAGCTCCCGCACTTCTTCCAGGTCCTGCAGATCGACGACCCAGAGGTTCAGGAAGCCTGGCGCGACATGGTCCGCAACGCACGAAAACGCGACTGGCACCAGCGGTACCCCGGAGTCGTCGACGATCCCCTCGGCGACTACCTCGCCAGCCTGGAGCTCGCCTGCGCCCTCTTCATCTGGTACCCCGTTGTCGTCCACGGCCTCTTGCAGTGCGACGACTACGAGCGCGCCGTCATCATCGCGAGCCGGGCCTGGAAGAGCGAGGAGGACATCGGACGCTTCATCACCACCCGCCGCAACATGCGTCTGGAGGCTCTCGACCGCCAGCCGGCCCTCCCGATCTGGGCTGTGCTCACCGAGGCACAACTGCGTCAGGAAGTCGGCGGCCGACAGACTGCCCGCGCCCAGGTCGAACACCTCATCAACCTGGCGCGCACGCACCGGAACATCGTCATCCAGGTCATCCCGCTCTCTCATGGCGCGCACGCGGGCATGGACGGCCCCTTCATGGCGATGTCCTTCCCGACCGGCCGCGACACCGTCACCATCGAAGGCATGCGCGCCGCGCTCCACCTCCACGACCCCGAAACCGTCACCGCCTACCGCACCACCAGCGACCACCTCAAGACAGACGCCCTGTCCCCGGCGGACTCGCTGGCACTGCTCTCCAGAATCGCCAAGGACCTCTCGTGA